The Acinetobacter sp. GSS19 genome includes a region encoding these proteins:
- a CDS encoding rhodanese-like domain-containing protein: protein MERWLEFMGNHPFLFGTLGVLIVLFVIFEGQRNGRKISPQSLGILVKAKNAILIDLRDAKDFREGHISGSRNIPYNQIASHADELKAAERPLVFICNLGQVAGSALQQVGHADSYRLDGGISNWKAQGLPLVKSKAKA from the coding sequence GTGGAACGTTGGCTGGAGTTTATGGGGAATCACCCCTTCTTGTTTGGAACCTTAGGGGTGTTGATTGTACTGTTCGTCATTTTTGAGGGACAACGCAACGGTCGCAAAATCTCACCACAATCACTCGGTATTTTGGTCAAAGCTAAAAATGCCATCCTGATTGATTTACGTGATGCCAAAGATTTCCGTGAAGGTCACATTAGCGGCAGCCGTAATATTCCGTATAACCAAATCGCAAGTCATGCAGATGAACTGAAAGCGGCTGAACGCCCATTGGTCTTTATCTGCAATCTCGGTCAAGTGGCTGGCAGTGCCCTACAGCAAGTCGGTCATGCAGATAGCTATCGTCTTGATGGCGGTATTAGTAACTGGAAAGCCCAAGGCTTACCTCTCGTCAAAAGCAAAGCAAAAGCTTAA
- the secB gene encoding protein-export chaperone SecB: MSEEQQAQPQLALERIYTKDISFEVPGAQVFTKEWQPELNINLSSSAEKIDQNHFEVALKVVVEAQNAGETAFIVDVTQAGIFLVDNVEDERLPYILGAYCPNILFPFLREAVNDLVTKGSFPQLLLTPINFDAEFEANMQRAQAAAEGQA, translated from the coding sequence ATGAGTGAAGAACAACAAGCTCAACCACAATTGGCATTAGAGCGTATCTATACCAAAGACATTTCTTTTGAAGTTCCTGGCGCACAAGTATTCACCAAAGAATGGCAACCTGAACTGAACATCAATTTATCCTCTTCCGCAGAAAAAATTGATCAAAACCATTTTGAAGTGGCGTTAAAGGTTGTGGTTGAAGCACAAAATGCAGGTGAAACTGCATTTATCGTGGATGTCACTCAAGCCGGTATTTTCCTGGTCGACAACGTTGAAGATGAACGTTTGCCCTACATTCTAGGTGCCTACTGCCCAAATATTTTGTTCCCGTTTTTACGTGAAGCAGTGAATGACCTAGTAACCAAAGGCAGCTTCCCACAATTACTGTTGACCCCAATCAACTTTGATGCGGAATTTGAAGCCAACATGCAACGTGCTCAAGCTGCTGCTGAAGGCCAAGCGTAA
- the coaBC gene encoding bifunctional phosphopantothenoylcysteine decarboxylase/phosphopantothenate--cysteine ligase CoaBC has protein sequence MSFDLSVIPHKNIILAVTGGIAAYKSAILVRRLKDYGFNVRVVMTEGAQAFITPLTFQALSGNPVHTALLDPEAEAGMGHIELARWADLVLVAPATCDTLAKFAHGLADDLLSTLYLATKAPVWVAPAMNQQMWAAKATQRNLQTLIGDGVHVIMPDAGAQACGDVGLGRLPEPEDIARQVTEYFHQAQRAIAEKFGLLAGKRVVITAGPTREAMDPVRYISNHSTGKMGFALAAACYAAGAKVTLVAGPVTLDTPNGVRRINVSSAQQMLDTSLQLLDEGCDIFIATAAVADYRVAHVAEHKIKKAGDALDLSLVKNPDIVATIAQQAKRPFMVGFAAETQNVEAYAAGKLVAKKLDMIACNDVSRADIGFASDENAMTVFFAEHYHMSKRDLEKASKQEIAQQLVEAMHDALYPSAHMQDEDF, from the coding sequence GTGAGCTTTGATTTAAGTGTAATTCCTCATAAAAATATTATTTTAGCTGTTACAGGGGGGATCGCCGCCTACAAAAGTGCCATTTTGGTCCGCCGTTTAAAGGACTATGGTTTTAATGTCCGGGTAGTGATGACGGAAGGCGCACAGGCATTTATTACACCGCTCACTTTTCAAGCTTTGTCGGGTAATCCGGTACATACCGCATTATTAGATCCAGAAGCCGAAGCGGGTATGGGGCATATCGAGTTGGCACGTTGGGCAGATCTAGTGTTGGTAGCTCCTGCGACGTGTGACACTCTGGCCAAATTTGCCCATGGTTTGGCGGATGACTTGCTGAGTACGCTTTACCTAGCCACGAAAGCTCCAGTATGGGTTGCACCGGCGATGAACCAGCAAATGTGGGCCGCGAAAGCCACACAACGCAACCTGCAAACCCTGATTGGTGATGGCGTACATGTGATTATGCCGGATGCAGGGGCACAGGCCTGTGGTGATGTAGGGCTGGGGCGTTTGCCAGAGCCTGAAGACATTGCACGTCAGGTCACCGAATATTTTCATCAGGCCCAGCGTGCGATTGCAGAAAAGTTTGGCTTACTGGCTGGAAAACGCGTGGTGATTACCGCTGGACCCACGCGTGAAGCGATGGATCCAGTGCGTTATATCTCGAACCATAGTACCGGGAAAATGGGCTTTGCTTTGGCTGCGGCCTGTTATGCAGCCGGTGCTAAGGTGACCTTGGTCGCTGGCCCGGTAACTTTGGATACCCCAAATGGCGTACGCCGGATCAATGTGTCTTCTGCACAGCAAATGCTGGATACCAGTTTGCAGTTATTAGATGAAGGCTGCGACATTTTTATCGCGACAGCAGCTGTTGCAGATTACCGTGTGGCGCATGTGGCGGAACATAAAATCAAAAAAGCGGGTGATGCACTTGATCTATCGCTGGTGAAAAATCCGGATATTGTGGCGACTATTGCACAGCAAGCCAAACGACCGTTTATGGTAGGTTTTGCCGCTGAAACGCAAAATGTGGAAGCCTACGCAGCCGGTAAACTGGTGGCGAAGAAACTGGATATGATTGCCTGCAACGATGTCTCACGTGCAGATATTGGTTTCGCTTCTGATGAAAATGCCATGACGGTATTTTTTGCTGAGCATTACCACATGTCAAAACGAGATCTGGAAAAAGCCTCCAAACAAGAAATCGCCCAACAATTGGTCGAAGCTATGCATGATGCCTTATATCCTTCGGCTCATATGCAGGACGAGGATTTTTAG
- the orn gene encoding oligoribonuclease: MSSSPDTRLIWIDLEMTGLDTVNDVIIEIATIVTDDHLNILAEGPVLAVHQPDRVLNAMDEWNTRQHGQSGLIERVRRSKLTAQDAEQQTLEFLKKWVNPKASPMCGNSICQDRRFLHRLMPELEQFFHYRNLDVSSVKELAKRWRPEIMSGLKKNASHLAMDDIRDSIAELKYYRQYFFITHND; the protein is encoded by the coding sequence ATGAGTAGTAGCCCAGATACCCGGTTAATTTGGATTGACCTAGAAATGACCGGTTTAGATACCGTTAATGATGTCATTATTGAGATTGCCACGATTGTCACGGATGACCATTTAAATATTCTGGCGGAAGGACCGGTACTGGCAGTTCATCAACCGGATCGTGTCTTGAATGCCATGGATGAATGGAATACCCGTCAGCACGGTCAGTCCGGTCTGATTGAACGTGTGCGTCGCAGCAAATTGACTGCACAGGATGCCGAGCAGCAGACTTTGGAATTCCTGAAAAAATGGGTGAATCCGAAAGCCTCGCCGATGTGTGGTAACTCGATTTGCCAGGACCGTCGCTTCCTGCACCGCTTGATGCCAGAGCTAGAACAATTCTTCCATTATCGCAACCTAGATGTCTCTTCGGTGAAAGAACTGGCGAAACGCTGGCGTCCGGAGATTATGAGTGGCCTGAAAAAAAATGCGTCGCACTTGGCGATGGATGATATTCGCGATTCGATTGCCGAACTGAAATATTACCGCCAGTATTTCTTTATTACGCATAATGACTAA
- the radC gene encoding RadC family protein, which translates to MHQSIKDWPEQERPRERLLSQGAQSLSDAELLAIFLRSGSQQHSAVELARLMLQHFGHLNPIFDASLEDLSQFHGMGSSKYSQLMAVKELGRRYLRNHFQHARPELNHSQLVMDYLRYELLEEQQEVFAVLCLDAELRKLHFKKLFYGSLNQCSISINQLLRYAISQQASHIVIAHNHPHGRAHPSAEDLHLTQQIQQACALVEICLLDHCIIAADGNFSFAEQQLIKSQ; encoded by the coding sequence ATGCATCAATCCATCAAAGACTGGCCGGAACAAGAACGCCCTCGTGAACGCCTGCTGAGCCAGGGCGCACAGAGCCTGTCCGATGCCGAATTGCTGGCCATTTTTCTACGCTCTGGATCACAACAACACTCAGCCGTTGAACTGGCACGCCTGATGCTGCAGCATTTCGGTCATCTGAATCCCATTTTCGATGCCTCCTTAGAGGATCTCAGCCAGTTTCATGGGATGGGCAGTAGCAAATACTCTCAATTGATGGCGGTCAAGGAATTAGGACGGCGTTATCTACGTAACCATTTTCAGCATGCCCGACCGGAACTAAACCACTCCCAGCTGGTCATGGATTATTTACGTTATGAACTGCTAGAAGAACAACAAGAAGTCTTTGCCGTGCTGTGTCTCGATGCCGAATTACGCAAACTGCATTTTAAAAAGCTTTTCTACGGTTCCCTGAATCAGTGCAGCATCTCGATCAATCAACTGCTACGCTATGCGATCAGCCAACAGGCCAGCCATATCGTGATTGCTCATAATCACCCGCATGGCCGGGCACATCCTTCGGCCGAGGACTTGCACTTGACCCAACAAATCCAGCAAGCCTGCGCACTGGTGGAAATTTGTCTTTTAGATCATTGTATTATCGCAGCAGATGGCAATTTTTCTTTTGCCGAACAACAACTCATCAAATCTCAATAA
- the rsgA gene encoding small ribosomal subunit biogenesis GTPase RsgA — protein MALIRKRRLTEQQQRRIQKQQQNRQEELDTSNDLEGLVVQHYGRQLEVQALSIPDPHPEKPVVESGEPEPFWKPIELGSVWRCHTRTNLELLVTGDRVKWQADPNTGLGIITAIHPRRSLLTRPDRYHKVKPVAANISLIVVVFAPLPEPAPMLIDRYLVACADAEIPALLVLNKSDLLTENDPILQLLEEYRQLGYEVMLCQSTGDLSALATRLDGETVAFVGQSGVGKSSLINHIVPDAAQKTNIISENSALGQHTTTSTRLIGFGENGALIDSPGIREFGLWHLTLDKVRHGFPEIENLLGHCQFRNCTHKHEKQCALRQAAEQGEILPRRLESYLRLIDEITEAQQKN, from the coding sequence ATGGCTCTAATTCGTAAACGCCGGTTGACTGAACAACAACAACGTCGGATTCAGAAACAGCAGCAAAATCGTCAGGAAGAATTGGATACGTCCAATGACCTTGAAGGCTTGGTAGTACAACATTATGGCCGCCAATTAGAAGTACAAGCCCTGTCCATTCCTGATCCTCATCCTGAAAAACCCGTGGTCGAATCCGGTGAACCTGAACCGTTCTGGAAGCCGATAGAACTGGGCAGTGTATGGCGCTGTCATACCCGAACCAATCTGGAGCTACTGGTCACAGGCGACCGGGTCAAATGGCAAGCTGACCCCAATACTGGACTTGGCATTATCACCGCGATTCATCCGCGACGTTCCTTGTTGACCCGTCCGGACCGCTATCACAAGGTCAAACCTGTCGCTGCCAACATCAGTCTGATTGTGGTGGTGTTTGCGCCTTTGCCAGAACCGGCTCCTATGCTGATTGACCGTTATCTGGTGGCCTGTGCAGATGCCGAGATTCCGGCCTTACTGGTACTCAACAAATCTGATTTGCTAACAGAAAATGATCCGATCCTGCAATTGCTGGAAGAATATCGTCAACTGGGTTATGAAGTCATGCTATGTCAATCCACAGGAGATTTATCAGCCTTAGCAACACGCCTGGATGGTGAAACCGTAGCCTTTGTCGGTCAGTCGGGTGTGGGCAAAAGCTCGCTGATCAATCACATCGTGCCGGATGCAGCGCAGAAGACCAATATCATTTCCGAGAACTCGGCCCTAGGTCAGCACACCACGACCTCGACCCGTTTAATCGGTTTTGGCGAAAATGGTGCCCTGATCGATTCGCCCGGAATCCGGGAATTTGGTTTATGGCATTTAACCTTAGATAAAGTCCGTCATGGCTTCCCTGAGATTGAAAACCTGCTTGGACATTGCCAGTTCAGAAACTGTACGCATAAGCATGAAAAACAATGTGCGTTACGTCAGGCGGCAGAACAAGGCGAGATCCTGCCACGACGCCTGGAGAGTTATTTACGCCTGATCGATGAAATTACCGAAGCCCAGCAAAAAAATTAG
- the grxC gene encoding glutaredoxin 3, producing the protein MAAEVTIYSTTVCPYCIRAKQLLERKGVAYKEINLSNEAPEVRVELMQRTNHRTVPQIFINEQFIGGFDQLYALEREGKLDALLA; encoded by the coding sequence ATGGCTGCTGAAGTTACCATCTATTCAACGACTGTATGCCCTTACTGCATTCGTGCCAAACAGCTTCTTGAGCGTAAAGGCGTGGCTTATAAAGAAATTAACCTCTCTAACGAAGCACCTGAAGTGCGTGTAGAGCTCATGCAACGCACCAACCATCGTACAGTGCCACAAATTTTTATTAACGAGCAGTTTATCGGCGGTTTTGACCAACTTTACGCATTAGAACGTGAAGGCAAACTCGACGCATTACTGGCTTAA